From a single Miscanthus floridulus cultivar M001 chromosome 8, ASM1932011v1, whole genome shotgun sequence genomic region:
- the LOC136477319 gene encoding high mobility group B protein 9-like codes for MSEPAPAAAAAEEEKKAVADADAAVVAKGKEKAEVAPALTASAAGTRGWFVAYPARVAEHADVVADAARFRAALEGLHAQMGTRLKVPIIGGKDLDLHQLYKEVTSRGGIDKVKAENRWREVTASFIFPATATNASFMLKKYYMSLLYHFEQLYFFRVQGWHQQEIDSRTNSSIEVKTEAQAYHKRKRGINASPSDPASSSDNVAVDVIVDGKFEHGYIVTVIMGSKSTKAILYNCTEEPALPTPEPPVASNSTDLKGGRRRRRRRKKLSTTDPRHPKPNRSGYNFFFQDQHRMLKPQYPGQDRLISKMIGERWNNLSPEDKAVYQERGVQDKERYRTQLAAYKEELRTGQPISNAVPIQQILPLTEVTIDEVNSKVSEGDTLLSNQGYSSSDESDHSGDKTVEDELNTETSPEVSMEATGSPGHPDLSADGDHFELRRRENPKADEKDNAPPDS; via the exons ATGAGCGAGCCggcaccagcggcggcggcagcggaggaggagaagaaggccgTCGCGGACGCGGATGCGGCTGTGGTCGCGAAGGGAAAAGAGAAGGCGGAGGTGGCGCCGGCCTTGACGGCCTCAGCGGCCGGCACCAGGGGGTGGTTCGTGGCCTACCCGGCGCGGGTGGCGGAGCACGCTGACGTGGTGGCGGACGCCGCGCGCTTCAGGGCGGCGCTCGAGGGGCTGCACGCGCAGATGGGCACCAGGCTCAA GGTGCCGATTATTGGAGGGAAAGATTTGGATCTTCATCAGCTATATAAGGAGGTCACATCACGGGGTGGTATTGACAAG GTGAAGGCAGAGAATAGATGGAGGGAAGTGACTGCATCATTTATTTTCCCTGCCACTGCAACAAATGCTTCTTTTATGTTGAAGAAATACTATATGTCACTCTTATATCATTTTGAGCAGCTATACTTCTTTAGAGTGCAAGGCTGGCATCAACAAGAAATAG ATTCCAGAACGAATTCCTCCATTGAAGTTAAAACCGAAGCCCAAGCTTACCACAAAAGAAAAAGGGGTATCAATGCATCTCCTTCAG ATCCAGCTTCGTCTTCAGATAATGTTGCCGTAGATGTGATAGTTGATGGCAAGTTTGAACATGGCTACATAGTAACTGTTATTATGGGATCAAAATCCACTAAAGCAATCCTCTATAATTGCACTGAAGAACCTGCTCTACCAACTCCGGAGCCACCTGTTGCAAGTAACAGCACTGATTTGAAGGGTGGACGTCGCCGAAGACGACGTAGGAAGAAGCTAAGTACAACAGACCCCAGGCACCCCAAACCAAACAGGAGTGGCTATAATTTCTTCTTCCAGGATCAACATAGAATGCTTAAGCCACAATATCCTGGACAAGACAGGCTGATCAGTAAAATGATTGGTGAACGATGGAACAATCTAAGTCCTGAAGATAAAGCT GTATATCAAGAAAGAGGTGTACAGGATAAGGAGCGATACCGGACCCAGTTGGCTGCTTATAAAGAAGAACTGAGGACAGGCCAACCTATCAGCAATGCTGTGCCTATCCAGCAGATACTCCCTCTGACAGAAGTGACGATTGATGAAGTAAACTCCAAGGTGAGCGAAGGTGATACACTGCTGTCAAACCAAGGGTACAGCAGTAGTGATGAAAGTGACCATTCAGGAGATAAAACTGTAGAAGACGAGCTCAACACTGAAACGTCCCCTGAGGTGAGCATGGAAGCAACTGGTTCTCCTGGACACCCTGATCTCTCTGCGGATGGGGACCACTTTGAGTTGCGGCGGAGAGAAAACCCCAAGGCAGATGAGAAAGATAATGCACCACCTGATTCATGA